A window from Vigna angularis cultivar LongXiaoDou No.4 chromosome 7, ASM1680809v1, whole genome shotgun sequence encodes these proteins:
- the LOC108338397 gene encoding auxin response factor 5, producing MMASVEEKLKTGGVGVGVGAGAGGGMVVGSQTLMAEMKLLKEMQEHSGVRKTLNSELWHACAGPLVSLPQVGSLVFYFPQGHSEQVAASTRRTATSQIPNYPNLPSQLLCQVQNVTLHADKETDEIYAQMSLQPLNSEKEAFPISDFGLKPSKHPTEFFCKTLTASDTSTHGGFSVPRRAAEKLFPPLDYTIQPPTQELVVRDLHDNTWTFRHIYRGQPKRHLLTTGWSLFVGSKRLRAGDSVLFIRDEKSQLRVGVRRVNRQQTTLPSSVLSADSMHIGVLAAAAHAAANRSPFTIFYNPRACPSEFVIPLAKYRKAVLGTQVSVGMRFGMMFETEESGKRRYMGTIVGISDVDPLRWPDSRWRNIQVEWDEPGCGDKQNRVSVWEIETPESLFIFPSLTSSLKRPLQSGFYENEWGTLLRRPFMRVPENGTMELPNSMPNLYSEHLMKMLFKPQIINNNGALFSAMQQESAAARGPLQEMKTTLAADSMPLRNLHTQSIPDQPIPLNMQSLLKSDQPEKLHTLAKIELPSGIVADKPKLEPEVLPPDHMLDYASTSMEGCNMEKVPTNPVNQQGLANQLTFHNQNQTPLTQSTPWPMQAQIESSLPHPQMIDMAQAETAMVNSLLPQLDIDEWMAYASSGPFATPNRPTGPLPELQEHTSLQPQVVNPPLPNHEVWDHYVKSLKFLSQTDQLASICQPGTFNGINGLPSPNSLRGLSAESNNQSEICVNVDVSNSVGTTVVDPSTSSTILDEFCTMKEREFQNPNDCMMGNLSSNQDVQSQITSASLTESHAFSFRDIPDNSGGTSSSHVDFDENSFLQNNSWQQVPAPIRTYTKVQKAGSVGRSIDVTTFKNYEELIRAIECMFGLDGLLNDTKGSGWKLVYVDYESDVLLVGDDPWEEFVGCVRCIRILSPTEVQQMSEEGMKLLNSGALQGMNV from the exons ATGATGGCTTCCGTAGAAGAAAAGCTTAAAACTGGAGGAGTTGGAGTTGGAGTTGGAGCTGGAGCTGGAGGAGGAATGGTTGTTGGGAGTCAAACTTTAATGGCTGAGATGAAACTGTTGAAAGAAATGCAGGAACATTCTG GGGTCAGAAAGACTTTGAATTCCGAGTTATGGCATGCTTGTGCAGGCCCTCTTGTTTCATTACCTCAGGTTGGAAGTCTTGTGTTTTACTTCCCTCAGGGACACAGTGAGcag GTGGCGGCTTCTACCAGAAGGACAGCAACGTCGCAGATTCCAAACTATCCCAATCTTCCATCTCAGTTGCTGTGTCAAGTCCAAAATGTCACACTTCAT GCAGACAAAGAGACAGATGAAATCTACGCTCAAATGAGTCTCCAGCCACTGAATTCT GAAAAAGAAGCATTTCCCATATCTGATTTTGGTCTAAAGCCAAGCAAACACCCCACTGAGTTCTTCTGCAAAACTTTGACTGCCAGTGACACGAGCACACACGGCGGCTTTTCGGTTCCACGCAGGGCAGCAGAGAAGCTCTTTCCTCCGTTG GATTACACAATTCAACCCCCAACTCAAGAACTTGTTGTTCGAGATTTGCATGATAATACCTGGACATTTAGACATATCTACAGGG GTCAACCAAAGAGACACCTTCTCACAACAGGGTGGAGTTTGTTCGTAGGCTCAAAAAGACTCAGAGCTGGTGATTCTGTTCTTTTCATCAG GGATGAGAAATCGCAACTGCGAGTTGGTGTGAGGCGTGTTAATCGTCAACAAACAACACTGCCATCATCAGTGCTTTCTGCAGATAGCATGCACATTGGTGTGCTTGCTGCTGCAGCTCATGCCGCTGCTAATCGAAGTCCATTCACTATTTTCTACAATCCAAG GGCTTGCCCTTCAGAATTTGTTATTCCGCTGGCTAAATACAGAAAAGCTGTATTAGGGACTCAGGTCTCAGTTGGCATGAGATTTGGTATGATGTTTGAGACTGAAGAATCGGGTAAGCGCAG ATATATGGGTACAATAGTTGGCATCAGTGATGTGGATCCTCTGAGGTGGCCTGATTCTAGATGGCGAAATATTCAG GTGGAGTGGGATGAGCCAGGGTGTGGTGATAAACAGAATAGAGTTAGTGTTTGGGAGATTGAGACTCCTGAAAGCCTTTTTATCTTTCCTTCTTTGACTTCAAGTCTGAAACGGCCATTGCAATCTGGATTTTATG AAAATGAGTGGGGGACTTTGTTAAGAAGACCTTTTATGAGAGTTCCAGAAAATGGAACTATGGAGCTACCAAACTCAATGCCAAATCTCTACTCAGAACACCTGATGAAAATGCTTTTCAAACCCCAGATAATTAACAACAATGGAGCATTGTTCTCGGCCATGCAACAAGAATCTGCTGCTGCAAGAGGTCCCTTGCAAGAGATGAAGACCACACTTGCAGCAGATAGCATGCCGCTTAGAAATCTACACACTCAATCTATCCCTGACCAACCTATTCCCCTAAACATGCAATCACTGTTGAAAAGTGATCAACCTGAAAAGTTGCACACTCTTGCCAAAATTGAGCTGCCTTCTGGGATAGTCGCTGACAAGCCAAAATTAGAACCTGAGGTATTACCACCTGATCATATGCTTGACTATGCTTCCACTTCCATGGAAGGGTGCAACATGGAAAAAGTGCCAACAAATCCTGTTAACCAGCAAGGCCTAGCAAACCAATTGACTTTCCATAATCAAAACCAGACTCCTCTCACTCAATCTACTCCATGGCCTATGCAAGCTCAGATAGAATCATCCTTGCCCCATCCTCAAATGATTGACATGGCTCAAGCTGAAACTGCTATGGTAAATAGCCTGCTTCCTCAGCTAGACATTGATGAATGGATGGCGTATGCTTCCTCTGGACCTTTTGCCACGCCAAACAGACCAACTGGACCTTTACCTGAGTTGCAAGAACATACGTCACTTCAACCTCAAGTGGTGAATCCCCCTTTACCTAACCATGAAGTGTGGGATCATTATGTCAAGAGTTTGAAGTTTTTGTCTCAAACAGACCAGCTAGCCTCCATCTGTCAGCCAGGGACGTTCAATGGCATCAATGGCTTGCCAAGTCCAAACAGTCTGAGGGGCCTTTCAGCTGAGAGCAACAACCAAAGTGAGATTTGTGTCAACGTTGATGTCAGTAACAGCGTAGGTACCACCGTGGTTGATCCTTCTACTTCAAGCACCATTTTGGACGAGTTTTGCACAATGAAGGAGAGAGAGTTTCAGAATCCAAATGATTGCATGATGGGCAACTTGAGTTCAAACCAGGATGTGCAATCTCAAATAACCTCGGCAAGTCTGACTGAGTCACACGCCTTTTCTTTCAGAGACATCCCTGACAACTCAGGTGGCACTTCTTCAAGCCATGTTGATTTTGATGAAAACAGCTTTCTGCAGAATAACTCGTGGCAGCAAGTACCTGCTCCCATCCGAACCTACACAAAG GTACAAAAGGCCGGTTCTGTCGGAAGATCAATTGATGTCACTACTTTCAAGAACTATGAGGAGTTGATCCGTGCAATTGAATGCATGTTTGGACTTGATGGTCTTCTGAATGACACTAAAGGTTCTGGATGGAAATTGGTGTATGTAGATTATGAGAGTGATGTTCTGCTAGTTGGGGATGATCCTTGGGA GGAATTTGTGGGGTGTGTTCGCTGCATCAGAATTTTATCCCCTACAGAAGTTCAGCAGATGAGTGAAGAGGGAATGAAGCTTCTAAACAGTGGAGCTTTACAAGGGATGAATGTTTGA
- the LOC108337112 gene encoding probable methyltransferase At1g29790 — protein MGSVSLKIGDGTARFQRATLCSSAVNILMIFSVITTNLFALYAFTASPKHPHHLLHHHAHKNISLISEQVSLILREIDLSQKKLAQMEKDLLGYESIDLSRPNIASELKLFLQRHELPLGKDSRTGITEMVPSVGHTCEKNSDLLSQFMSYKVFGACPDDWSMAQKLILRGCEPLPRRRCFAKTVSKLGLYPFPDSLWKPVGNKTVNWSGIGCKNFECLNSKKLSRECIGCFDLVHGNENTKFVKGKSKNDFLVDDVLALGGGGVRIGLDIGGGSGSFAARMADRNVTVVTNTLNVDAPFSEFIAARGLFPLYLSLDHRFPFYDNVFDLVHGSSSLDVGGKSEKLEFLMFDIDRVLRAGGLFWLDNFFCANEEKKQSLTRLIERFGYKKLKWVVGEKIDSVGSGKPEVVLSAVLQKPVRV, from the coding sequence ATGGGTTCAGTTTCTCTGAAAATTGGAGATGGAACAGCCAGATTCCAAAGAGCAACACTGTGTTCTTCTGCTGTTAACATTCTCATGATTTTCTCTGTCATAACCACCAATCTCTTTGCTCTCTACGCCTTCACTGCTTCCCCTAAACATCCCCATCACCTTCTCCACCATCATGCACACAAGAACATATCTCTCATCTCGGAGCAGGTCTCACTCATTCTCAGGGAGATCGATTTGTCCCAGAAGAAACTGGCCCAGATGGAGAAAGACCTTCTGGGCTACGAAAGCATTGATCTTTCAAGGCCCAACATTGCATCCGAGCTCAAACTCTTCCTCCAGCGCCACGAGCTCCCTCTGGGGAAAGACTCAAGAACTGGGATCACGGAGATGGTGCCATCTGTGGGCCACACATGTGAGAAAAATTCGGACCTGCTGTCTCAGTTCATGAGTTACAAGGTTTTCGGAGCTTGCCCTGATGATTGGAGTATGGCGCAGAAGCTGATCTTAAGAGGGTGTGAGCCTTTGCCTAGGAGGAGGTGTTTTGCAAAGACTGTTTCCAAGTTAGGTTTGTACCCTTTTCCAGATTCTCTTTGGAAGCCTGTTGGTAATAAGACTGTTAACTGGAGTGGTATTGGTTGTAAGAACTTTGAGTGTTTGAACAGTAAGAAGTTGAGTAGGGAGTGCATTGGTTGCTTTGATTTGGTCCATGGCAATGAGAATACTAAGTTTGTTAAGGGTAAGAGTAAGAACGATTTTCTGGTTGATGATGTGTTGGCCTTGGGAGGTGGAGGGGTTAGAATAGGGCTTGACATTGGTGGAGGGTCTGGTTCCTTTGCTGCTAGAATGGCTGATAGGAATGTTACTGTGGTTACCAACACTCTCAATGTTGATGCCCCATTCAGTGAATTTATTGCTGCAAGAGGGCTTTTTCCTCTTTACTTGAGCTTGGATCATAGGTTTCCTTTCTATGACAATGTGTTTGACTTGGTTCATGGTTCAAGCAGCTTGGATGTtggagggaagagtgaaaaatTGGAGTTTCTGATGTTTGACATTGATAGAGTTTTGAGGGCAGGTGGTTTGTTCTGGCTGGATAACTTCTTTTGTgcaaatgaagaaaagaagcaATCTTTGACTCGGTTGATTGAAAGATTTGGATATAAGAAGTTGAAATGGGTTGTGGGAGAGAAGATTGATAGTGTTGGGTCTGGCAAACCTGAAGTGGTGTTATCTGCAGTCCTTCAGAAACCTGTTAGAGTTTAG
- the LOC108337974 gene encoding probable pre-mRNA-splicing factor ATP-dependent RNA helicase DEAH5: MAVDNPEDGLKKLEYLSLVSKVCTELESHTGTGDKVLAEFITELGRSSENVEEFDAKLKENGAEMPDYFVRTLLTIIHAILPPKPKDLKKEKETVNGKTKFKALAIADDRDRAKELRQEMESEAREKQSEQIEEDDGYRDRDRRDRRRDRYDEDDRRDHRRRGRDRDDEDDRRDYGRRGRDRDRDDEDDRRDYSRRGRDKYDKDRDRDGDRYERRRRDDNEENGRGRENGDRDGNRKATRHVSGEPELYAVYKGRVSRVMETGCFVQLEDIRGKEGLVHVSQMATRRITNAKDVIKRDQEVYVKVISVSGQKLSLSMRDVDQHTGKDLLPLKKSSEDDALRMNPQGSRDGPVTRTGLSGIRIVEEDDVGSSRRPLKRMSSPERWEAKQLIASGVMSVSEYPTYDEEGDGLLYQEEGAEEELEIELNEDEPAFLQGQSRYSMDMSPVKIFKNPEGSLGRAAALQSALIKERREVREQQQRTMLDSIPKDLNRPWEDPMPESGERHLAQELRGVGLSAYDMPEWKKDAYGKTITFGQRSKLSIQEQRQSLPIYKLKKELIQAVHDNQVLVVIGETGSGKTTQVTQYLAEAGYTTKGKIGCTQPRRVAAMSVAKRVAEEFGCRLGEEVGYAIRFEDCTGPDTVIKYMTDGMLLREILVDENLSQYSVIMLDEAHERTIHTDVLFGLLKQLVKRRPELRLIVTSATLDAEKFSGYFFNCNIFTIPGRTFPVEILYTKQPESDYLDASLITVLQIHLTEPEGDILLFLTGQEEIDFACQSLYERMKGLGKNVPELIILPVYSALPSEMQSRIFDPAPPGKRKVVVATNIAEASLTIDGIFYVIDPGFAKQNVYNPKQGLDSLVITPISQASAKQRAGRAGRTGPGKCYRLYTESAYRNEMSPTTIPEIQRINLGMTTLNMKAMGINDLLSFDFMDPPSPQALISAMEQLYSLGALDEEGLLTKLGRKMAEFPLDPPLSKMLLASVDLGCSDEILTIIAMIQTGNIFYRPREKQAQADQKRAKFFQPEGDHLTLLAVYEAWKAKNFSGPWCFENFVQSRSLRRAQDVRKQLLTIMDKYKLDVVSAGKNFTKVRKAITAGFFFHAARKDPQEGYRTLVENQPVYIHPSSALFQRQPDWVIYHELVMTTKEYMREVTVIDPKWLVELAPRFFKVADPTKMSKRKRQERIEPLYDRYHEPNSWRLSKRRA, from the exons ATGGCGGTAGATAATCCTGAGGATGGATTGAAGAAGTTGGAATATTTGTCTCTTGTGTCGAAGGTGTGCACCGAGTTGGAGTCCCACACCGGCACCGGCGACAAAGTTCTGGCGGAGTTCATCACTGAGTTGGGTCGGTCGTCGGAGAATGTTGAGGAATTTGACGCGAAATTGAAGGAGAATGGTGCGGAAATGCCGGATTACTTTGTCCGAACGCTCCTCACTATTATTCACGCGATTCTCCCTCCCAAGCCGAAGGatttgaaaaaggagaaagagactGTCAACGGCAAGACCAAGTTCAAGGCTCTGGCCATCGCAGACGATAGGGACCGGGCCAAGGAGCTTCGGCAGGAGATGGAATCTGAGGCAAGGGAGAAGCAGAGTGAGcaaattgaggaagatgatggGTACAGAGACAGAGATAGAAGAGATAGGCGCAGAGATAGGTATGATGAAGATGATAGAAGAGATCATCGCAGAAGAGGAAGAGACagagatgatgaagatgatagAAGGGATTACGGCAGAAGAGGTAGAGACAGAGATAGAGACGATGAAGATGATAGAAGGGATTACAGCCGAAGAGGAAGAGATAAATATGATAAGGATAGAGATAGGGATGGTGACAGGTATGAGAGGCGCAGGAGAGATGATAATGAAGAGAATGGTCGTGGAAGGGAGAATGGAGATAGAGATGGTAATAGGAAGGCTACACGGCATGTTTCTGGTGAACCTGAATTATATGCCGTTTACAAAGGGAGGGTGTCCAGGGTAATGGAAACTGGGTGCTTTGTCCAGTTAGAAGACATAAGAGGGAAGGAGGGGTTGGTCCATGTGTCACAGATGGCCACTCGGAGGATCACAAATGCCAAAGACGTCATTAAGCGCGACCAGGAGGTTTATGTAAAGGTGATCTCAGTTTCCGGTCAGAAGTTGTCTCTTTCCATGAGGGACGTTGATCAGCACACAGGTAAGGATCTCCTTCCGTTGAAGAAGAGCTCCGAGGACGATGCCTTGAGGATGAATCCGCAGGGTTCAAGGGATGGACCGGTTACCAGGACAGGTCTTTCAGGTATCAGGATTGTAGAAGAAGACGATGTTGGTTCTTCACGGAGACCTCTGAAGAGAATGAGCTCACCGGAGAGATGGGAAGCAAAACAGTTGATTGCTTCAGGTGTGATGAGTGTTTCAGAGTATCCAACTTATGACGAGGAGGGAGATGGATTGCTGTACCAAGAGGAAGGAGCTGAGGAGGAGCTTGAGATTGAGTTGAATGAGGATGAACCCGCATTCTTGCAAGGGCAGAGCAGATACTCAATGGATATGTCTCCTGTTAAGATTTTTAAGAATCCTGAAGGTTCTCTGGGTCGAGCTGCTGCACTTCAGTCTGCACTTATAAAGGAGCGTAGGGAAGTGCGAGAACAGCAACAACGGACAATGCTTGATTCAATTCCAAAGGATCTGAATCGGCCTTGGGAAGACCCTATGCCAGAGTCAGGTGAAAGGCATCTTGCCCAGGAGCTTAGGGGTGTTGGTTTATCAGCCTATGATATGCCAGAATGGAAGAAGGATGCATATGGGAAAACAATTACCTTTGGGCAAAGGTCGAAGCTTTCTATTCAAGAACAGAGGCAGAGTTTGCCAATTTACAAGTTAAAAAAAGAATTGATTCAGGCTGTGCATGATAATCAGGTGTTGGTTGTTATTGGAGAAACTGGTTCGGGTAAGACTACTCAGGTCACACAGTATCTTGCCGAAGCAGGTTATACCACAAAAGGAAAAATTGGATGTACTCAACCTCGTAGGGTGGCTGCAATGTCTGTTGCAAAGAGAGTAGCAGAAGAGTTTGGTTGTAGATTGGGAGAAGAAGTTGGTTATGCCATTCGGTTTGAGGATTGCACTGGACCAGATACTGTTATCAAGTACATGACAGATGGTATGCTTCTTAGGGAAATATTGGTCGATGAGAATCTGTCACAGTATTCTGTTATAATGCTTGACGAAGCCCATGAAAGAACTATTCATACTGATGTTCTTTTTGGACTGCTCAAGCAGCTAGTGAAGCGAAGACCCGAATTGCGATTGATTGTCACTTCTGCTACTCTGGACGCTGAGAAATTTTCAGGATATTTCTTTAACTGTAACATCTTTACAATTCCTGGTAGAACTTTTCCTGTTGAGATACTTTATACTAAACAGCCGGAAAGTGATTATTTAGATGCATCTTTAATAACTGTCCTACAGATACACTTGACTGAGCCCGAGGGAGACATTCTTCTCTTTTTGACTGGGCAAGAGGAGATTGATTTTGCTTGCCAATCTCTATACGAGAGAATGAAGGGATTAGGTAAGAATGTTCCAGAGCTGATCATTTTACCGGTTTATAGTGCCCTTCCTAGTGAAATGCAGTCTAGGATATTTGATCCTGCTCCTCCAGGGAAAAGGAAAGTGGTCGTGGCTACTAACATTGCTGAGGCTTCTTTGACTATTGATgggatattttatgtaattgaTCCTGGATTTGCTAAGCAAAATGTTTATAACCCAAAGCAAGGTCTTGATTCTTTGGTAATAACTCCAATTTCACAAGCATCAGCCAAACAAAGAGCTGGACGTGCAGGGCGTACTGGACCTGGGAAGTGTTATCGCCTTTATACCGAGAGTGCATACAGGAATGAGATGTCTCCCACTACAATTCCTGAGATTCAAAGGATAAATCTGGGGATGACTACACTTAATATGAAAGCAATGGGGATAAATGATCTACTGTCCTTTGATTTTATGGATCCACCATCACCTCAAGCACTGATTTCTGCCATGGAGCAGCTTTACAGTCTTGGAGCATTGGATGAAGAGGGCCTTCTGACCAAATTGGGGAGGAAAATGGCAGAATTTCCTTTGGATCCACCTTTGTCCAAGATGTTGCTTGCCAGCGTCGACCTTGGATGCAGTGATGAGATTTTGACCATAATTGCCATGATCCAGACTGGTAATATTTTCTACAGGCCAAGGGAAAAGCAAGCCCAAGCAGATCAGAAGAGGGCAAAGTTTTTCCAGCCAGAGGGTGATCATCTGACACTACTTGCTGTTTATGAGGCTTGGAAAGCCAAGAATTTTTCTGGGCCCTGGTGTTTTGAGAATTTTGTGCAATCTAGATCGTTGAGAAGAGCACAGGATGTCAGGAAACAACTGCTCACCATTATGGATAA GTACAAATTGGATGTTGTAAGTGCTGGAAAAAACTTCACCAAAGTAAGGAAGGCTATCACTGCTGGATTCTTTTTTCACGCTGCCAGAAAGGATCCCCAGGAAGGATACAGAACTCTAGTTGAGAACCAACCTGTGTATATCCATCCAAGTTCTGCTTTGTTCCAGAGGCAGCCAGACTGGGTCATATACCATGAGCTTGTGATGACAACTAAGGAGTATATGCGTGAGGTCACTGTCATAGACCCCAAATGGCTTGTTGAGCTGGCTCCAAGATTTTTCAAAGTAGCAGATCCTACAAAGATGAGCAAGCGGAAGCGTCAAGAGCGAATTGAGCCACTTTATGATAGATACCACGAGCCAAATTCATGGCGTTTGAGTAAACGTCGTGCATGA